Genomic segment of Phormidium ambiguum IAM M-71:
GTAGTTTGATTTTTAGTACGATCGCTCTTCCTTGGTATATCTTGTGTTATTTACGCAATGGTAATAGTTTTATTGAGGCATTTTTTGGTTATCACAATGTTGAACGCTTTACTCAAGTAGTTAATCGCCATTCTGCACCTTGGTATTTTTACTTTTTGGTGGTGTTGGTTGGATTTTTCCCTTGGTCGATTTATTTGCCTTTGGCGATCGCTAAATTGCGCTTTTGGCAAGTGAAAAAATGGCGCAATTCTACCCGTTCCAGTCAACTTGGTTTATTTGCTCTGGCTTGGTTTTTTGGTATTTTTGGCTTTTTCACTATTGCCGTAACTAAGTTGCCTAGCTACGTTATTCCCTTAATGCCAGCAGCAGCAATCCTAGTGGCGCTTTTGTTTAGCGAGCAAATCTATTTTGTGGTTTCCGAAAACTTTCTGATTACCGATAAGGAGAAGTTTAAAACCAATCAAGGTTTGTTTTGGACTGGCATTTTTAACGTAATTTTTTGCATTGTTATTGCCGGATTACTGCTCTATTTACCAAGTATATTAGGGTACGATCCAGCGATTCCCGATCTGCAACAGTTGCTCGAAAAATCTGGTTTAGCAATTGGAGGTTTTGCAATTTGGGGAATTACAGCGATCGCCCTAGTATTTTTACTTCAAAATCGTCGTCGTTTACCTTTTTTAGTAGTTGCAAATTTTATCGCTTTTGTTGCTTTCTTAACCTTGGTACTTACACCTGCTTCTTTTCTCTTAGATGGCGCAAGACAAATGCCTTTACGCCAATTATCTGCTGTAGTCAAAGAAGTAGAAAAACCAGGAGAAGAGTTATTTATGATTGGCTTTAAAAAGCCGAGTGTGGTATTTTACACGCAACGAAAAGTTGATTATTTTGAAGGTTTTAACGAAACCTTTAAATACATCAGAAAAACCGCTTCTGATAAGCCAAATCGCACTTCCGTTTTAATCCTCAGTCAATCTACCCATATCGATCGAGAATTACTCGCTACTATTCCTCACCAAGTTTTAGGTAAAACTAAAGCTTACAAATTATTTCGGGTGCAGGTTGCAGGGATTCGGTGATTGGGGACTGGGAAGGCAGAAGGCAAGAAAGGCAGAAGGCAGAAGGGAAGAAAGGTAAAAGGTAGAATTCACCTTGTCCCCCTGTACCCTTGTCTCCAGTTCTTAGTCCCCAGTCCCAATTTTCTGAAACAAAACGCGATAAACTGGTTCCCCTTTGTTAAAGGTAGCGATTTCGCGTTCGGTGGGTACTGGGAGGGGATTTTCAGTTAACCATTCCGTTGTACCTTGTTTTTGGAAAGCTGGGTGTTCGAGAAAGCGATCGCGCATTTCGATCGCCACTGCTTGCACATCAGATTGAATAAAAACTTCACCGCCAACAACCAAATAATTAGCTAAATCAGCAACAGTTTCTGGTTGTACCATGCGTCGTTTTTGGTGGCGTTTTTTAAACCAGGGATCGGGAA
This window contains:
- a CDS encoding ArnT family glycosyltransferase; translated protein: MKLYFERFTIPLQKYWETHPKMVWLLSILWVLLIGWLAFFWHLGSVGLVDETEPLFAEAARQMVVTGDWITPYFNGDTRFDKPALVYWLMAIAYQTIGVNEWAARLPSALAAMALTALGFYTLQRFGFPQPQGRQGNKEKFNSKLSQSPILNPQSLSAWIGAALIALNPITIAWARTGVSDMLLSGCIGTSLLCFFVGYATKDETNSQENPRRFFLNISPWYVAFYVLSALAVLTKGPVGIVLPTIIIAGFVIYLGNWREVWREMRPVWGSLIFSTIALPWYILCYLRNGNSFIEAFFGYHNVERFTQVVNRHSAPWYFYFLVVLVGFFPWSIYLPLAIAKLRFWQVKKWRNSTRSSQLGLFALAWFFGIFGFFTIAVTKLPSYVIPLMPAAAILVALLFSEQIYFVVSENFLITDKEKFKTNQGLFWTGIFNVIFCIVIAGLLLYLPSILGYDPAIPDLQQLLEKSGLAIGGFAIWGITAIALVFLLQNRRRLPFLVVANFIAFVAFLTLVLTPASFLLDGARQMPLRQLSAVVKEVEKPGEELFMIGFKKPSVVFYTQRKVDYFEGFNETFKYIRKTASDKPNRTSVLILSQSTHIDRELLATIPHQVLGKTKAYKLFRVQVAGIR